TGTACCTCGACGCGGTCTCGGGCGTGCTGTTCCTGCTGTTCGGCGTGTTGCTCCTCCGGTCGATCCCCGAGGGCGCACGCGTCCGGCCGGGCAGCGACGGTGAACCGTCCGCCGAGGAGGTCGCGGCGGCCGAGACCGACGGCGGGTACGCGGGCGTCGGCGGGAGCGGCGACCTCGACGTGTCGGTGCTGGGCCGGGACGTGCCCGACCGCTTCGGGAACTTCCTGCCGATCTTCGCGCTGATGGCGGTCGGCGAGTTCGGCGACAAGACCCAGCTGGTGACGATCAGCCTCGCCGTCCAGTACGGCGCCCACCCGGGTATCTGGGTCGGCGAGATGCTCGTCATCGTTCCCATCAGCCTCGCCAACGCCTACTTCTTCAGCACGTTCGCGGGCCGCTTCGACGCGGCGAAGGCCCACCTGTTCGGCGCGAGCGTGTTCTTCTTTTTCGGGATCGACACGTTCCTCGCGGTCTTCACCGGCTTCTCGGTCTGGGAGACGGTCGTCGGCGCGCTCGCGGGAGTTGTCCAGGGCGCCGTCGGCACCGTCGCCGTAGTCGCCCCGGCGCTGCCGTGAGCCGGTGACCGACGCCGGCCGACCGCCGACACCGATCGCCACCCACAAGCGGGTTCGGCCGATACCGACGGGCGATGAGTGACGCCGACGCGGCGGCGGGCGAGCAGTACCTCCCCGAGGACGCCGACGCCGTCCGCGACGCGCTGGTGGCGTGGTACGAGGCCGACCACCGCGACTTTCCCTGGCGCCGCACCGACGACCCCTACGAGATCCTCGTCTCGGAGGTGATGAGCCAGCAGACCCAGCTGAGTCGGGTCGTCACCGCCTGGGAGGCCTTCCTGGAGCGGTGGCCGACGACCGCCGAGCTCGCGGCGGCCGACCGCGCCGACGTGGTCGGGTTCTGGAGCGACCACAGCCTCGGCTACAACAACCGCGCGAAGTACCTCCACGAGGCCGCCGGCCAGGTCGAGGACGACTACGGCGGCGAGTTCCCCGACTCGCCCGACGAGCTCTCCGAGCTGATGGGCGTCGGACCCTACACCGCCAACGCCGTCGCGAGCTTCGCCTTCGACAACGGGAACGCGGTGGTCGACACGAACGTCAAGCGCGTCCTCTACCGCGCGTTCGATGTGCCCGACGACGACGCGGCCTTCGAGCGGGTGGCCGCCGAGTTGATGCCCGAGGGCGAGTCGCGCGTCTGGAACAACGCGATCATGGAACTGGGCGGGGTGGCCTGCGAGAAGTCGCCCGCCTGCGACGGGGCCGAGTGTCCCTGGCGCGAGTGGTGTCACGCCTACGGCACGGGCGACTTCACCGCACCCGACGTGCCGACCCAGCCCGACTTCGAGGGGAGCCGCCGGCAGATGCGTGGACGCGTCGTGAACGTCCTCGGCGAACACGGCGAACTCGAACTGGACAGACTCGGACCGCGCGTTCGCGTCGACTACGCGCCCGACGGCGAGTACGGTCGCGAGTGGCTCGCCGGCCTCCTCTCGGACCTGGACGACGACGGGCTGGTGGCGTTCGACCGCGAGGCGGGCGTCGCCAGTCTGGCGCGGTGATCGGGGGCGTCCGGGCGGGCGCTCGGTCGGCAGGTCGGTCTCGCGGCGAGCGACTCCGGACCGGCGCGACCGGCGTCATTTTCACCCGTCCCCTCGCAGACCGCCGTCTGCCGGACCAACCACACGTGGTCGCGCTCTGCGGGAGCCTTCGCGAGGAGAGCTACACGCGCAAGGCGCTCCGAATCGCGCTCGACGAGGCCGAGGACAGGGGTGCCAGCGTCGACCTGATCGACCTCCGCGAGCTGGATCTACCCCTGTTCGACGCGGACGACGACGCCGGCGACGCCGAGGAACTGCGCGAGCGGGTGGGGCGAGCGGACTCGGTCCTCCTCGGGACGCCCGTCTATCACGGCTCGTACTCGTCGGTCCTGAAGACCGCGCTGGACTACTGCGGGTTCGACGAGTTCGAGCACACGACCGTCGGGCTGCTGTGTGTCGCCGGTGGCTCCTTCCCGATCACCTCGCTGGACCACCTGCAGTCGGTCGCCCGCTCGCTCGACGCCTGGGTGGTCCCCCATCAGGTCGCGCTCCCGAAGGCCCGGTCGAAGTTCGAGGGCGCGGCGCTGCGCGAGGCGAGCGACGCCGAGCGTGTGCGAACGCTGGGCCAGCGCGTCGTCGAGTACGCGACCATCGAGCCGGACCCGCCCTGCCCGGAGAGCGCGGAGAACGTCGGTGCGACCCACTGAGCGCCGCCGGCACGACGCGACCCGACAGTATCGGGTTCGGCGACCAGGCCGATACATGT
The window above is part of the Halosimplex rubrum genome. Proteins encoded here:
- a CDS encoding TMEM165/GDT1 family protein, producing MSDFLAVMFAAMVAQLVVLPGEKVQFIIAGLATRFRPLTVVGAAGLAFAGWTALEIWFGQALKGALPPVYLDAVSGVLFLLFGVLLLRSIPEGARVRPGSDGEPSAEEVAAAETDGGYAGVGGSGDLDVSVLGRDVPDRFGNFLPIFALMAVGEFGDKTQLVTISLAVQYGAHPGIWVGEMLVIVPISLANAYFFSTFAGRFDAAKAHLFGASVFFFFGIDTFLAVFTGFSVWETVVGALAGVVQGAVGTVAVVAPALP
- a CDS encoding HhH-GPD family protein, yielding MSDADAAAGEQYLPEDADAVRDALVAWYEADHRDFPWRRTDDPYEILVSEVMSQQTQLSRVVTAWEAFLERWPTTAELAAADRADVVGFWSDHSLGYNNRAKYLHEAAGQVEDDYGGEFPDSPDELSELMGVGPYTANAVASFAFDNGNAVVDTNVKRVLYRAFDVPDDDAAFERVAAELMPEGESRVWNNAIMELGGVACEKSPACDGAECPWREWCHAYGTGDFTAPDVPTQPDFEGSRRQMRGRVVNVLGEHGELELDRLGPRVRVDYAPDGEYGREWLAGLLSDLDDDGLVAFDREAGVASLAR
- a CDS encoding NADPH-dependent FMN reductase yields the protein MPDQPHVVALCGSLREESYTRKALRIALDEAEDRGASVDLIDLRELDLPLFDADDDAGDAEELRERVGRADSVLLGTPVYHGSYSSVLKTALDYCGFDEFEHTTVGLLCVAGGSFPITSLDHLQSVARSLDAWVVPHQVALPKARSKFEGAALREASDAERVRTLGQRVVEYATIEPDPPCPESAENVGATH